A part of Gossypium hirsutum isolate 1008001.06 chromosome A07, Gossypium_hirsutum_v2.1, whole genome shotgun sequence genomic DNA contains:
- the LOC107955635 gene encoding anthocyanidin 3-O-glucosyltransferase 2, protein MKKAELVFIPFPAKGHLVSAVEVAKILVDLNSNLYISFLIIKQPVGAERTAYADSLTAATTTTRIKFIHLPQPDSDIDAANFIRSVVQTQEPLVREAVTKIVEHSNSVPGSPRLAGFVLDLFCTSFRDLANDFGVPSYLFCTSGAGFLGFLFFIQALHDEQNFEFVELTDSETEFTIPSYVNPVSAKLFPSGTFKPEGFGLFLSMAKQVREMKGIMVNTFLELESHAVDSLSNGKLPPVYPVGPILNTEGSSGVHQNYDSIMQWLDQQPRSSVVFLCFGSMGSFSANQVKEIACALEQSGHRFLWSLRRAPEQVNGKMGHPTDYENVAEVLPEGFLDRTAEIGKIIGWAPQSAILGHPATGGFVSHCGWNSTLESIWFGVPMATWPLYAEQQLNALQLVKELGLAVEIKMDYRIDGGGEVELVKAETIERGIRRLMEHDSDVQKRMKEMSDRSRKALKDGGSSHSTLCRFIDDVVDNMP, encoded by the coding sequence ATGAAGAAAGCGGAGCTAGTGTTCATCCCATTCCCCGCAAAGGGCCATTTGGTATCCGCAGTTGAAGTGGCTAAGATTTTAGTGGATCTCAATTCCAACCTCTACATCTCTTTTCTCATCATCAAGCAACCCGTCGGCGCTGAACGCACCGCCTACGCCGACTCCCTCACCGCCGCCACCACCACCACTCGCATCAAATTCATTCACCTCCCTCAACCTGATTCAGACATAGATGCGGCTAACTTTATTAGGAGTGTAGTTCAAACCCAGGAACCACTTGTGAGAGAGGCCGTCACCAAAATAGTTGAGCACTCGAACTCAGTTCCCGGCTCACCTCGACTCGCCGGGTTTGTTCTCGACTTATTTTGTACTTCTTTTAGAGACTTGGCTAACGACTTCGGCGTTCCTAGCTATCTGTTTTGCACTTCGGGTGCTGGTTTTCTTGGCTTCCTATTTTTCATTCAAGCTCTTCATGATGAGCAAAATTTTGAGTTCGTTGAGTTAACAGACTCGGAGACTGAGTTCACTATTCCATCTTATGTCAACCCGGTTTCCGCTAAACTCTTTCCATCTGGAACGTTCAAGCCTGAAGGTTTTGGTTTATTCCTTTCCATGGCGAAACAAGTGAGAGAAATGAAGGGCATCATGGTAAATACATTTTTAGAGCTCGAATCGCATGCAGTTGACTCCCTTTCTAATGGCAAGCTTCCACCCGTGTACCCGGTGGGACCCATATTGAATACTGAAGGCTCTAGCGGGGTCCATCAGAATTATGACTCAATCATGCAATGGCTCGATCAACAACCACGTTCATCTGTGGTGTTTCTTTGCTTTGGGAGCATGGGAAGTTTTAGTGCGAATCAGGTAAAGGAAATCGCTTGTGCCCTGGAGCAGAGTGGGCACCGATTCTTGTGGTCTCTACGTCGAGCCCCGGAGCAGGTAAACGGTAAGATGGGACACCCGACTGATTACGAGAATGTGGCAGAGGTGTTACCGGAAGGATTCTTGGATCGAACGGCTGAGATTGGTAAGATCATCGGGTGGGCACCACAATCGGCCATCTTGGGCCATCCTGCGACAGGAGGGTTTGTGTCGCACTGCGGCTGGAACTCGACATTGGAGAGTATATGGTTTGGAGTGCCAATGGCGACGTGGCCGCTCTACGCAGAGCAACAGCTGAACGCGTTGCAATTGGTGAAGGAGTTGGGATTAGCGGTGGAGATTAAAATGGACTACAGGATAGATGGCGGGGGTGAGGTTGAACTCGTGAAGGCGGAAACAATAGAGAGAGGAATTAGGCGGTTGATGGAACATGATAGTGACGTTCAGAAGAGGATGAAAGAGATGAGTGATCGGAGTAGGAAGGCTTTGAAGGACGGTGGATCTTCACACTCCACGTTATGTCGTTTTATTGATGATGTCGTGGACAACATGCCATGA
- the LOC107955636 gene encoding pentatricopeptide repeat-containing protein At4g14850, producing the protein MPFLTANELGFLLESAISTRSLLFGRVTHAHILRTLEIPLPSFLSNHLINMYSKLNLPNSAHLVLLQTPPHSRSVVTWTALISGHVQNGLFSSALLHFSRMRRERISPNDFTFPCAFKASASLRLPVVGKQLHALALKSAQIFDCFVGCSCFDMYMKTGLRDEATKLFEEMPERSIAMWNANISNAVLDGKPNIAVNVFIQFRRIGGEPDQVTFCVFLNACSDALYLGLGRQLHGYVIRSGFDRNLSVCNGLVDFYGKCKEVEGAMMVFDGMEKRNAVSWCSLISAYEQNYEEENACGMFLEARKEGIEPTDFMVSSVISACAGMAGLELGRSIHALAVKACVEGNVFVGSALVDMYGKCGSIDDSEQAFYEIPVRNLVSWNAMIGSYAHQGLADMALSLFQDMLSWGEVVPNYVTLVCVLSACSRAGAVRMGMEIFKSMKERFRIQPRAEHYACIVDLLGRAGMVERAYEFIKEMPIHPTISIWGALLNACRVYKKPELGKIAANRLFKLDPKDSGNHVLLSNLFASTGRWEEADLVRKEMKDVGIKKGAGCSWITVKNKVHTFQAKDASHEMNSKIQEMLAKLGNDMKAAGYVPDIDFALFDLEEEEKMSEVGYHSEKIALAFGLIVIPPGVPIRITKNLRICGDCHSAFKFISGIVGREIIVRDNNRFHRFRDRQCSCRDYW; encoded by the coding sequence ATGCCATTTCTCACCGCCAACGAGCTAGGGTTCCTCCTCGAATCCGCCATCTCCACTCGGTCCCTCCTATTCGGCCGAGTCACTCACGCCCACATTCTCAGAACTCTTGAAATCCCTCTCCCTTCTTTCCTGTCCAACCACCTCATCAACATGTACTCCAAACTCAACCTCCCCAACTCCGCCCACCTCGTCCTCTTGCAAACCCCGCCTCACTCACGTTCCGTCGTCACTTGGACGGCCCTCATTTCGGGTCATGTCCAGAACGGGCTTTTCTCTTCCGCTCTCCTCCATTTTTCCCGTATGCGTAGAGAACGAATTTCTCCCAACGATTTCACCTTCCCTTGCGCTTTCAAGGCATCCGCCTCGCTTCGGCTACCTGTTGTGGGAAAGCAACTTCACGCGCTGGCTTTAAAGTCTGCCCAGATTTTCGATTGCTTTGTTGGGTGTAGTTGTTTCGATATGTATATGAAAACGGGGCTTAGAGATGAAGCAACCAAATTGTTTGAAGAAATGCCTGAGAGAAGTATTGCAATGTGGAATGCAAATATTTCTAATGCGGTGCTTGATGGGAAGCCGAATATAGCTGTGAATGTTTTTATTCAGTTTAGAAGGATTGGCGGCGAACCTGATCAGGTTACCTTCTGCGTTTTCCTTAATGCGTGTTCAGATGCTTTGTATTTGGGTTTAGGGAGGCAGTTACATGGATATGTGATCCGAAGCGGTTTTGATCGGAATTTGTCCGTCTGCAATGGACTTGTTGATTTTTATGGCAAGTGTAAGGAGGTGGAAGGCGCGATGATGGTTTTTGATGGGATGGAGAAAAGAAATGCTGTTTCTTGGTGCTCATTGATATCTGCTTATGAGCAAAACTACGAAGAAGAGAATGCCTGTGGAATGTTTTTGGAGGCAAGGAAAGAAGGGATCGAACCTACTGATTTTATGGTCTCGAGTGTTATCAGTGCTTGTGCGGGGATGGCGGGGCTTGAGTTGGGTAGATCAATTCATGCACTTGCTGTTAAGGCTTGTGTTGAAGGGAATGTTTTCGTTGGGAGTGCGTTAGTCGATATGTATGGTAAATGTGGAAGCATTGATGACTCAGAGCAAGCATTTTATGAGATACCTGTGAGGAATTTAGTTAGTTGGAATGCAATGATTGGTAGCTATGCTCATCAAGGGCTTGCTGATATGGCTTTGTCATTGTTTCAAGACATGTTGTCTTGGGGTGAAGTTGTTCCCAATTATGTGACTTTGGTTTGTGTATTATCAGCTTGTAGCAGAGCAGGGGCAGTAAGAATGGGAATGGAAATTTTCAAATCAATGAAGGAAAGGTTTCGAATTCAACCAAGGGCAGAGCATTATGCTTGCATTGTGGACTTGTTAGGGAGAGCTGGGATGGTTGAGCGTGCTTATGAGTTTATCAAGGAAATGCCAATCCATCCTACGATTTCCATCTGGGGGGCACTTTTGAACGCCTGTAGGGTGTATAAGAAACCAGAATTGGGGAAGATAGCAGCTAATAGACTATTCAAACTTGATCCTAAAGATTCGGGCAACCATGTGTTGCTATCTAATCTGTTTGCGTCTACTGGGAGGTGGGAGGAGGCTGATCTTGTGAGGAAGGAGATGAAAGATGTTGGGATAAAAAAGGGTGCAGGTTGCAGTTGGATCACAGTAAAGAACAAAGTCCACACCTTCCAAGCAAAGGATGCTTCACATGAGATGAATTCTAAGATACAAGAAATGTTGGCTAAACTCGGGAATGACATGAAGGCAGCTGGCTATGTTCCGGACATCGATTTTGCACTCTTCGACttagaagaagaagagaaaatgtcAGAGGTTGGGTACCATAGTGAGAAGATTGCTCTTGCCTTTGGTCTTATAGTTATACCTCCTGGAGTACCTATAAGAATCACAAAAAACCTTAGAATTTGTGGAGATTGCCATAGTGCCTTCAAGTTCATATCAGGCATTGTTGGGAGAGAAATTATTGTTAGAGATAATAACCGGTTTCATCGATTTAGGGACAGGCAATGCTCTTGTAGAGATTATTGGTGA